The Raoultibacter phocaeensis genome contains a region encoding:
- the lexA gene encoding transcriptional repressor LexA: MAEKVTKRQQAVLDCIESCIREKGYGPTVREVCQSLGLSSPSTVHVHLKALEDKGLIKRDPLKSRSIALTYQLEDHEFPGSAEVSQPNFGNLVNLPLVGDVAAGVPILAEENITDTITLPTDIVGDAAAFLLSVRGDSMIEAGINSGDYVVVKEQPTANNGDIVVAIMDDGATVKRFYKESDHIRLQPENSSMDPIITTDCSIAGKVVAVFRRL; the protein is encoded by the coding sequence ATGGCAGAAAAAGTCACGAAACGTCAGCAAGCGGTCCTCGACTGCATCGAGAGCTGCATCCGCGAGAAGGGGTACGGCCCCACCGTGCGCGAAGTATGCCAGAGCCTTGGCCTTTCCTCCCCCTCCACGGTCCACGTGCATCTCAAGGCACTTGAGGACAAGGGGCTCATCAAGCGTGATCCTCTCAAATCCCGTTCAATTGCCCTCACCTACCAGCTCGAAGATCACGAGTTTCCCGGCTCGGCCGAAGTGTCGCAGCCGAATTTCGGCAACCTCGTCAACCTTCCCCTTGTGGGCGACGTCGCAGCAGGTGTTCCCATTCTCGCGGAAGAGAACATCACCGATACCATCACGCTTCCTACCGATATCGTGGGCGATGCGGCTGCGTTCCTGCTTTCGGTTCGCGGCGACTCCATGATCGAAGCGGGTATCAACAGCGGTGATTACGTAGTGGTTAAAGAACAGCCTACCGCCAACAACGGTGACATCGTCGTAGCCATCATGGACGATGGCGCAACGGTAAAGCGCTTTTACAAGGAGTCCGACCACATCCGTCTGCAGCCCGAAAACTCTTCGATGGATCCCATCATCACAACCGATTGCTCTATCGCGGGCAAGGTAGTAGCTGTTTTCAGGCGCCTTTAA
- a CDS encoding ATP-binding cassette domain-containing protein, producing the protein MYLHLTDVSYAYEDSPTYALETVTATFSEGWTGIVGNNGSGKSTLLKLLCGIEQPSAGAIRPAPAGVYCAQSTEHVPENLFDFAVDYTPYAVRLRSMLELEDEWLWRYDTLSHGERKRVQIACALSLEPTVLAVDEPTNHLDARTRDVLLKALASYKGIGLLVSHDRILLDALVGQCLFLDAGHAVLVPGTYTEAKASVDIRLRTAQAERKHAREQLSKAQAESARRKAVASRSAARRSGKNLDKHDNDGRAKLRLAVVSGQDGKTGLLSAQMDKKLEAARNRLDKAQVKKVYDKPLSINAEPSRRRTVAHLDKGSISLGDGRCLRHPEVYVGPTDRIGLRGRNGTGKSTFLKVLLDASAEGVSHLAYIPQEVSSEEGRAVLDALKDMGPAATGEVLSLVARLNSPPERILSGDELSPGELRKVMLAMGLLERTHLVVMDEPTNHLDLPSIEALQDVLAQCPCALILVSHDERFLAALTDTAWTFVEADSHTKQRGDSHLVIS; encoded by the coding sequence ATGTATCTGCACCTAACCGATGTGAGCTACGCTTACGAAGATTCGCCAACTTATGCCCTCGAAACCGTGACGGCAACGTTCAGCGAAGGCTGGACCGGCATCGTCGGCAATAACGGGTCCGGAAAGAGCACGCTGCTGAAGCTGTTGTGTGGAATCGAGCAGCCCTCAGCAGGGGCCATCAGGCCTGCACCGGCGGGTGTATACTGCGCTCAATCGACCGAGCATGTACCCGAGAACCTGTTCGACTTCGCAGTCGATTATACCCCGTATGCCGTTCGCCTGCGCTCGATGCTCGAGCTCGAAGACGAATGGCTCTGGCGCTACGACACGCTTTCCCATGGCGAGCGGAAGCGCGTCCAGATCGCTTGTGCGCTTTCGCTCGAACCGACGGTGCTCGCGGTAGACGAGCCGACCAACCACCTCGACGCCCGAACGAGAGATGTCCTTCTCAAGGCACTCGCCTCGTACAAGGGCATCGGCCTGCTTGTTTCCCATGACCGGATTCTGCTCGATGCGCTCGTCGGGCAGTGCTTGTTTCTCGACGCCGGGCATGCCGTATTGGTGCCCGGCACCTACACCGAAGCGAAGGCGAGCGTGGACATTAGGCTGCGAACCGCGCAAGCCGAGCGAAAACATGCACGCGAGCAGCTTTCGAAAGCCCAGGCCGAATCCGCGCGAAGAAAAGCCGTGGCAAGCAGAAGCGCGGCGCGGCGATCGGGCAAGAACCTGGACAAGCACGATAACGACGGACGCGCAAAGCTCCGATTGGCAGTTGTCTCGGGACAGGATGGAAAAACCGGCCTGCTCTCTGCCCAAATGGATAAGAAACTCGAAGCAGCTCGAAACCGCCTTGATAAAGCGCAGGTCAAGAAGGTATACGACAAGCCCCTTTCCATCAACGCCGAGCCTTCAAGACGACGCACGGTAGCGCATCTCGACAAAGGCAGCATCTCCTTGGGCGATGGACGCTGCCTTCGCCATCCCGAAGTATACGTGGGTCCGACCGATCGGATTGGCCTTCGCGGTCGCAACGGTACGGGTAAAAGCACGTTTCTCAAAGTCCTGCTCGATGCATCGGCTGAGGGGGTATCGCATCTCGCTTATATTCCCCAAGAAGTAAGTTCCGAAGAGGGAAGGGCAGTGCTCGATGCGCTCAAGGATATGGGTCCCGCTGCAACGGGCGAGGTCCTTTCCCTTGTCGCACGACTCAACTCTCCCCCTGAGCGCATCCTGTCGGGCGATGAGCTCAGTCCCGGCGAACTTCGCAAGGTTATGCTTGCAATGGGGCTGCTCGAGCGCACTCATCTCGTCGTCATGGACGAACCGACCAACCATCTCGATCTTCCCTCGATCGAGGCCTTGCAGGATGTTCTCGCACAATGCCCTTGCGCGCTCATCCTCGTTTCCCACGACGAGCGGTTTCTTGCGGCGCTCACCGATACAGCGTGGACGTTCGTAGAGGCCGATTCGCACACAAAGCAGCGAGGTGACTCTCATCTTGTGATTTCGTAA
- the nrdR gene encoding transcriptional regulator NrdR: MRCPSCGYAESKVVDSRPSEDGASIRRRRECLDCGRRFTTYERLGDNPLVIVKSDGSSEAYNREKLFRGILIACAKRPVSSEQIASLIDGIETELRQDMKTEIKSKDLGNMVMARLRQLDDVAYVRFASVYKDFQNIEEFATALEGND, translated from the coding sequence ATGCGCTGTCCTTCATGTGGTTATGCAGAATCGAAAGTCGTTGACTCGCGTCCTTCGGAAGATGGTGCCTCCATCCGCAGAAGAAGGGAATGCCTCGACTGCGGTCGCCGCTTTACAACGTACGAGCGTCTCGGCGACAACCCCCTTGTCATAGTTAAATCAGATGGTTCATCGGAAGCGTACAACCGCGAAAAACTGTTTCGCGGCATCCTGATCGCGTGCGCGAAGCGCCCTGTATCTTCCGAACAGATCGCAAGTCTGATCGACGGTATCGAAACCGAACTTCGCCAGGATATGAAAACCGAAATAAAATCGAAAGACCTCGGCAACATGGTTATGGCTCGGCTTCGCCAGCTCGACGATGTCGCATATGTGCGTTTTGCAAGCGTTTACAAGGACTTTCAGAACATCGAGGAATTCGCCACGGCACTTGAGGGGAACGACTGA
- the dut gene encoding dUTP diphosphatase, which produces MEAIEVPIRLLDHGLEAPAYAYPGDAGLDLRSSIDIDLEPFERALVPTGIAAAIPHGYAGFVLPRSGAAIKQGLSLVNAPGLIDSNYRGEIQAIVINLDPRKTLSIQRGDRIAQMVITKTPVISIALTDELEDSVRGAGGFGSSGNT; this is translated from the coding sequence GTGGAAGCCATTGAAGTGCCGATACGGCTTCTCGACCACGGACTCGAGGCTCCCGCGTACGCCTATCCGGGCGATGCGGGACTCGATCTTCGTTCGTCGATCGACATCGATCTCGAACCTTTCGAGCGCGCGCTCGTTCCTACCGGCATCGCGGCGGCTATCCCTCATGGGTATGCGGGATTCGTGCTTCCCCGAAGCGGTGCGGCTATCAAGCAAGGCCTTTCTTTGGTGAACGCTCCGGGCTTGATCGACAGCAACTACCGCGGAGAGATACAAGCGATCGTCATCAATCTCGATCCCCGAAAGACGCTTTCCATACAAAGAGGCGATCGGATCGCACAGATGGTGATCACGAAAACACCCGTCATATCGATTGCATTGACCGATGAGCTGGAAGATTCGGTGCGCGGGGCAGGCGGGTTCGGAAGCAGCGGAAACACATGA
- a CDS encoding MerR family transcriptional regulator codes for MEKDRSVLKQTAHVAPKRYSISEVSELSGISAFTIRYYDKCGFFPGLQRGKNNVRWFSEDDIAALHLVDALRKSGLSIEGIQYYVRLSSKGDASRQERLMILEARQTVLEYQREELDESLRTLQCEYAGLKEEKEGISDSQT; via the coding sequence ATGGAAAAAGACCGCAGCGTTTTGAAGCAAACGGCGCACGTCGCGCCCAAACGCTATTCGATCAGCGAAGTTTCGGAATTGTCGGGCATCTCGGCGTTTACGATCCGCTATTACGATAAGTGCGGGTTCTTCCCAGGACTCCAGCGCGGCAAAAACAACGTCCGCTGGTTTTCCGAGGACGACATAGCCGCGTTACATCTTGTTGATGCTTTGAGGAAAAGCGGCTTGTCCATAGAGGGCATACAGTATTATGTCAGACTAAGTTCGAAAGGCGATGCGAGTCGTCAAGAGCGTCTGATGATACTCGAAGCACGGCAAACCGTTCTCGAATACCAACGAGAAGAGCTTGATGAAAGCCTGAGGACGCTGCAATGCGAGTATGCGGGTCTGAAAGAGGAAAAAGAAGGGATTTCGGATTCTCAGACGTGA
- a CDS encoding rolling circle replication-associated protein has translation MHDDYDEFTESVPYIKLVDCRHTVQMTLCNYVPPSKARIARVNDDFYYVYSTSELRPYSKGETGTKSDHRRSIHRAFNAIKQLINCNYDEPSHVRFLTLTYAENMRNNKRIRNDWTVFSRNMRKRYGPHEYLYVKEQQGRGAWHLHCVLFFGSPAPWMDNDEVRAIWGHGFVNIQGFTDDINNLGNYLCAYLTDDMEQGKKGGRLLNYESGVRLYNCSRGIKRPVERSISFEAYTDMISSGDMLALSSRDSELVTPSGKHVHCRYELYRMD, from the coding sequence ATGCATGATGACTATGATGAGTTTACCGAGTCGGTTCCCTACATCAAGCTCGTTGATTGTAGGCACACTGTCCAGATGACGCTTTGCAACTACGTGCCGCCCAGCAAGGCACGTATAGCCCGTGTAAACGATGATTTCTACTACGTGTACAGTACGAGCGAATTGAGGCCTTACAGCAAGGGTGAGACTGGCACCAAGTCCGATCATCGCCGCAGTATCCATAGGGCGTTCAATGCCATCAAACAGCTTATCAATTGCAATTACGACGAGCCGTCGCATGTGCGGTTTTTGACTTTGACGTATGCCGAGAATATGCGGAACAACAAGCGCATACGCAATGATTGGACTGTGTTCAGCCGCAATATGAGGAAGCGTTATGGCCCTCATGAATACCTTTACGTTAAGGAGCAGCAGGGGCGCGGAGCTTGGCATCTGCATTGCGTATTGTTTTTCGGCTCCCCTGCCCCGTGGATGGACAATGATGAGGTGCGCGCTATATGGGGTCACGGTTTCGTTAACATTCAGGGATTTACGGATGACATTAACAATCTTGGTAACTACTTATGCGCTTATCTAACGGATGATATGGAGCAAGGCAAGAAGGGCGGTCGGCTGCTCAATTACGAATCTGGTGTTAGGCTCTATAACTGTTCGCGCGGTATCAAGCGACCCGTTGAACGCAGTATATCGTTTGAAGCCTATACGGATATGATCAGCTCGGGCGACATGCTTGCGCTCTCGTCGCGGGATAGCGAGCTTGTCACCCCCTCGGGTAAGCATGTGCATTGTCGTTACGAGCTTTACCGTATGGATTGA
- a CDS encoding zonular occludens toxin domain-containing protein, translating into MIYLFTGTPGSGKSLHQARDIRDALRRGRPVIANYAVNVDCIRGCKGEFVYMDNDDLTPAALIDYARNFWRTSGRRFRESTIKLYIDECQLLFNARTWHDKSRSEWVKFFTQHRKYGFDIYLVAQFDRMIDRQIRNLIEYEYNHRSLANFGTLGFLFSLLVGGRAFCGVKTWYQHTDRLGSVWLLPLRRYTRIYDTFNLFDDVPVSVNG; encoded by the coding sequence ATGATATATCTTTTTACGGGTACTCCCGGTTCTGGCAAGTCGTTGCATCAGGCTCGGGATATTCGCGATGCCTTACGTAGGGGTCGGCCAGTTATAGCTAATTACGCTGTTAATGTTGATTGCATTCGTGGTTGCAAAGGTGAGTTTGTTTATATGGACAACGATGATCTTACGCCTGCTGCGTTGATCGATTATGCACGTAATTTTTGGCGTACTTCGGGCCGCCGATTCAGGGAGTCAACGATTAAGCTCTATATCGATGAGTGCCAGTTGCTGTTCAATGCTCGGACATGGCACGACAAATCGCGCTCCGAATGGGTCAAGTTTTTTACGCAGCATCGCAAGTACGGTTTTGATATATACTTGGTCGCTCAGTTCGATCGTATGATAGACCGTCAGATACGCAATCTTATCGAGTACGAATACAACCACAGGTCGCTTGCGAACTTCGGAACGCTCGGTTTTCTGTTTTCGCTTCTGGTCGGCGGTAGGGCATTTTGCGGTGTCAAGACATGGTATCAGCATACCGATCGCTTAGGTTCCGTTTGGCTGCTCCCCCTTCGGCGCTATACGCGCATATACGATACATTCAACTTGTTCGATGACGTTCCCGTTTCCGTTAACGGGTGA
- a CDS encoding ATP-binding protein, which translates to MAWIERNQYLDWLVEWKDKRVIKVVSGVRRCGKSTLFTIFCEHIMKSGVERNQIIDLNFESLDYEHLTNYRVLYDYVNARLDPDRMNYIFLDEIQHVEHFEKAVDSLFIKENVDVYVTGSNAYFMSGELATLLSGRYVELKMLPLSFKEFCTAENNKGIPRNRLFSQYIEKGSFPFISDFQLDEQQTKAYLRDLYNTILLNDVVARIKVTDVPTLENVSKFLLHNIGSKVSLRKIADTLKSNGQSVDVKTVGKYLKGLTESLVLYSAPRYNVRGRQLLSTHGKYYAVDIGLRNALVKGQASDIGHVLENVVYLELLRRGYDVYVGDLDNGEVDFVAIKSNDTLYFQVAATTLEESTLKRELAPFRRITDNYPKMLLTLDELFGTADYGGIQKKNVLDWLLD; encoded by the coding sequence ATGGCATGGATTGAGAGAAATCAGTACTTGGATTGGCTGGTTGAATGGAAGGACAAGCGAGTTATCAAGGTAGTGTCCGGCGTGCGACGTTGCGGAAAGTCAACCCTGTTTACTATTTTCTGCGAGCATATAATGAAAAGTGGAGTGGAGCGAAACCAGATCATAGACCTCAATTTCGAGAGTTTGGACTATGAGCACCTTACCAATTACAGAGTGCTTTATGATTACGTCAATGCACGTCTCGACCCTGACAGAATGAACTACATATTCTTGGATGAGATTCAACATGTAGAACATTTTGAGAAAGCGGTCGACAGCTTGTTCATCAAGGAGAACGTGGACGTGTACGTTACAGGTTCGAACGCCTACTTCATGTCGGGCGAGCTTGCGACGTTGCTTTCAGGCCGATACGTCGAGCTGAAGATGCTCCCGCTCTCATTTAAAGAGTTCTGCACTGCGGAAAACAATAAAGGGATTCCACGCAACCGCCTCTTCAGCCAGTATATCGAGAAAGGGTCGTTTCCTTTCATATCGGACTTTCAGTTGGATGAACAACAAACTAAGGCCTACCTACGCGATTTGTACAACACGATTCTGCTCAATGATGTGGTGGCCAGAATAAAGGTTACCGATGTGCCGACGCTCGAGAACGTTTCTAAGTTTCTACTTCATAATATCGGAAGTAAGGTGTCATTGCGAAAAATTGCCGACACGTTGAAATCAAACGGACAGAGTGTGGATGTGAAAACTGTGGGCAAGTACCTCAAAGGACTGACGGAAAGTTTGGTACTGTATTCAGCTCCTCGTTACAATGTGAGGGGCAGGCAGCTTCTGTCCACACACGGTAAATACTACGCGGTCGATATAGGACTTCGTAATGCCCTTGTGAAGGGACAAGCAAGTGATATCGGACATGTTCTGGAGAACGTTGTTTACCTCGAACTTTTACGCCGTGGATATGATGTATACGTAGGGGATTTAGACAATGGAGAAGTAGACTTTGTGGCCATAAAGTCAAATGATACGCTTTATTTCCAAGTAGCTGCCACGACGCTTGAGGAATCGACGCTTAAACGAGAATTAGCACCGTTTCGCAGAATTACGGACAACTATCCCAAAATGCTGCTCACTCTGGATGAGCTATTCGGCACCGCGGACTACGGAGGCATTCAGAAAAAGAACGTTCTCGATTGGCTGCTGGATTGA
- a CDS encoding molybdopterin-containing oxidoreductase family protein, with product MSEPKTADNPEGRKWRWHEGEYEVIRSSARSGPGCHDNCGVLLYVKDGKLEKIEGDPENPYNQGRLCPRCLAFKEMLYHPDRLLYPMKRAREDRGKDAFKRITWDEATEIILEEMGKVIDTYGAESIWVTQGTGRDINGYGPLMARYLGTPNYGTGFLSGIACYAPRRFSTALKSGGLFIADYSQYSPLRYEDPRWKAPEYILIWGNNPVVANSDGTLGHWVVESMKRGSKLITIDPKLTWLAGKSEVFLQLRPGTDTALAMALCNHIIENNLQDQEFCDCWCYGYDEFAEHLKPYTPEWAAEICGVDAELIKEAAVKIGKSENCCLQWGVAMDHTSEGFVTGMAAYDLMALTGNFENPGGMVDAPFAFDVNVTWSAGDDWTLCTADLPNQDKKICGEWPANKAMQAISPDDLLVAMETGEPYPIKAMWMMQNNALACMGAAPQRIIKALQENMDFNVVVDLFLTPTALACADVLLPAATFAERMGIYGHQPYLLGSINQAIEPLGEVKPDQVIMYEIGKKFGRGEGMEKWQTEEEFYDFCLRNSGFTYKTLQERSWAFPEFEYEKHKKGLLRPDGQPGFNTSTGRYNFYSREMVYFGFPPFPTYEEPPESPVSAPELAEKYPLVLTTGARHWGFFHSEHRQSPSMRRLHPDPTVLIHPDTAAKYGIEDGDWVKIENQFGECKQKAELSVRLREDTVAADHAWWFPERDPGDGTLFGVMESNINRLIPMRPGKSGLGASYKSQLCAISKIEE from the coding sequence ATGTCCGAACCGAAAACGGCCGACAATCCCGAGGGTCGCAAGTGGAGGTGGCACGAAGGCGAGTACGAGGTCATCCGAAGCAGCGCCCGATCGGGCCCGGGGTGCCACGACAATTGCGGTGTCCTGCTCTACGTGAAGGATGGAAAGCTCGAGAAGATCGAGGGTGATCCGGAAAACCCCTATAATCAGGGAAGGCTCTGCCCCAGATGCCTTGCGTTCAAGGAGATGCTCTACCATCCCGACCGCTTGCTCTACCCCATGAAGCGCGCGCGCGAAGATCGCGGCAAAGATGCGTTCAAGCGGATCACTTGGGACGAGGCAACCGAGATCATCCTTGAGGAAATGGGCAAGGTCATCGACACGTACGGCGCCGAATCCATCTGGGTCACCCAGGGAACCGGCCGCGATATCAACGGGTACGGCCCGCTCATGGCCCGCTATCTGGGTACGCCCAACTACGGCACGGGATTTCTTTCGGGAATTGCCTGCTACGCGCCGCGTCGCTTCAGCACCGCGCTGAAATCGGGCGGCCTGTTCATCGCCGATTACTCCCAGTACTCCCCTTTGCGCTACGAAGATCCGCGATGGAAAGCACCCGAGTACATTCTCATCTGGGGAAACAATCCCGTCGTTGCCAACTCTGACGGCACACTCGGCCATTGGGTGGTCGAGTCCATGAAGCGCGGATCAAAGCTCATCACCATCGATCCGAAGCTCACGTGGCTCGCAGGCAAGTCCGAGGTGTTCCTGCAGCTGCGCCCCGGCACCGATACTGCGCTCGCGATGGCGCTCTGCAACCACATCATCGAGAACAACTTGCAGGATCAGGAATTCTGCGACTGCTGGTGCTACGGATACGACGAGTTCGCAGAGCATTTGAAGCCCTACACGCCCGAATGGGCCGCCGAGATCTGCGGCGTCGATGCCGAGCTCATAAAGGAAGCCGCCGTGAAGATCGGCAAGTCCGAGAACTGCTGCTTGCAGTGGGGCGTCGCCATGGACCATACCTCCGAGGGCTTCGTTACCGGCATGGCCGCCTACGACCTCATGGCGCTCACCGGAAACTTCGAGAACCCGGGCGGTATGGTGGATGCACCGTTCGCCTTCGACGTCAACGTGACGTGGTCGGCGGGCGACGACTGGACGTTGTGCACGGCTGACCTGCCCAATCAGGACAAGAAGATCTGCGGCGAATGGCCTGCAAACAAGGCGATGCAAGCCATCAGCCCCGATGATCTGCTCGTGGCCATGGAGACGGGCGAGCCGTACCCCATCAAGGCGATGTGGATGATGCAGAACAACGCGCTTGCCTGCATGGGTGCCGCACCGCAGCGTATCATCAAGGCGCTGCAGGAGAACATGGACTTCAACGTCGTGGTCGACCTGTTCCTCACCCCCACGGCCCTCGCCTGCGCCGATGTCCTGCTGCCCGCTGCGACCTTCGCTGAGCGCATGGGCATCTACGGCCACCAGCCCTATCTCTTGGGTTCCATCAACCAGGCTATCGAGCCTTTGGGCGAAGTAAAGCCCGACCAGGTCATCATGTACGAAATCGGCAAGAAGTTCGGCCGCGGCGAAGGTATGGAGAAGTGGCAGACCGAAGAGGAGTTTTACGACTTCTGCCTGCGCAACTCGGGCTTCACGTATAAAACCTTGCAAGAGCGTTCCTGGGCCTTCCCCGAGTTCGAGTACGAGAAGCACAAGAAAGGGCTTTTGCGCCCCGATGGACAGCCCGGGTTCAATACCTCGACGGGCCGTTACAACTTCTACAGCCGCGAAATGGTGTACTTCGGGTTCCCGCCCTTCCCCACCTACGAAGAGCCGCCCGAGAGCCCGGTTTCCGCACCCGAGCTTGCGGAAAAGTATCCGCTCGTGCTGACCACCGGCGCCCGTCACTGGGGATTCTTCCACTCGGAGCATCGTCAGAGCCCCTCGATGCGCCGCCTGCACCCCGATCCCACGGTACTCATCCATCCCGACACCGCCGCGAAATACGGCATCGAGGACGGCGATTGGGTTAAGATCGAGAACCAGTTCGGCGAATGCAAGCAGAAAGCCGAACTGAGCGTCCGTTTGCGCGAAGACACCGTTGCCGCAGACCATGCATGGTGGTTCCCCGAGCGCGATCCAGGCGACGGCACCCTGTTCGGCGTCATGGAGTCGAACATCAACCGCCTCATTCCCATGCGTCCGGGCAAATCGGGCCTCGGCGCGTCGTATAAGTCACAGCTGTGCGCTATCAGCAAGATAGAGGAGTAG
- a CDS encoding 4Fe-4S binding protein has product MRKYLAIDYDYCTGCHTCEIACQQEHGLDPDHFGIKLTQIGPDKITDRRWQYEFVPVPTERCDHCALRQMDGKLPSCVQHCQAGCIYYGTLEELGDKIDKLKVAIFS; this is encoded by the coding sequence ATGCGGAAATATCTCGCTATCGATTACGATTACTGCACCGGGTGCCATACCTGCGAAATAGCCTGCCAGCAGGAACACGGCCTCGACCCCGATCATTTCGGTATCAAGCTGACCCAGATCGGTCCCGACAAGATTACCGATCGCCGCTGGCAGTACGAGTTCGTACCCGTCCCCACCGAGCGCTGCGACCATTGTGCGTTGCGCCAGATGGACGGCAAGCTGCCCTCGTGCGTTCAGCATTGCCAGGCCGGGTGCATATACTACGGCACGCTCGAAGAACTCGGCGATAAGATCGACAAGCTGAAAGTAGCGATCTTCTCATAG
- a CDS encoding DUF1048 domain-containing protein — MADPVAYFKRVAQEKREYREAMERVRALPEEYRFVYDKIQHYLWNHVAGDGMDMTVVLTDLVDLFEVGAADGKDVLEVTGEDVAAFCDELLKSTKTYQSTKQDALNRSIKKKLG; from the coding sequence ATGGCTGATCCTGTTGCGTATTTCAAACGAGTGGCGCAAGAAAAGCGCGAATACCGCGAAGCCATGGAACGCGTGCGTGCGCTTCCCGAAGAATACCGGTTCGTCTACGACAAAATCCAGCACTACCTATGGAACCATGTTGCAGGCGATGGTATGGATATGACGGTTGTTCTCACCGATCTAGTCGATTTGTTCGAAGTCGGCGCGGCGGACGGTAAAGACGTCCTTGAAGTCACCGGTGAGGATGTTGCTGCATTCTGCGACGAGCTGCTCAAAAGTACGAAAACATACCAAAGCACGAAACAGGACGCACTCAACCGTTCGATCAAGAAGAAGCTGGGATAA
- a CDS encoding PadR family transcriptional regulator: MENLTEMLKGVLEGCVLEIISREETYGYEITRQLNLLGFTDVVEGTVYTILLRLEKAELVQSEKKTSTMGPPRKFYTLTKTGREQLDLFWQKWEFVSSKLSELKGA; the protein is encoded by the coding sequence GTGGAAAACCTAACTGAAATGCTGAAAGGCGTTCTCGAGGGCTGCGTTCTCGAGATCATCAGCCGTGAAGAGACGTACGGATACGAAATAACCCGACAATTGAACCTTCTCGGGTTTACCGACGTGGTTGAAGGTACGGTGTATACCATTTTGCTCAGACTTGAAAAAGCGGAGCTCGTGCAAAGTGAGAAGAAGACCTCGACAATGGGCCCGCCCCGCAAATTCTACACCCTTACCAAAACGGGCCGAGAACAGCTCGATCTTTTCTGGCAGAAATGGGAGTTCGTTTCCTCGAAACTCAGCGAATTGAAAGGAGCCTGA
- a CDS encoding ABC transporter ATP-binding protein — MFVSIERLGKDFPKKPNALDGLTIDLPSGMVGLVGPNGAGKTTLMRIVCGIVRPTRGRVLVDGCNIADAGNRRRLKKTLGYLPQDIEPYPNLTPLEFLDYVGVLKGMDDTRERKRQAAELIERVGLSDVRTRRIGGFSGGMRRRVGIAQALMGDPRLLVVDEPTAGLDPEERVRFRTLLATLGGERTVILSTHILDDVAQTCPYVCVLRAGHLQYDGATCGLIDGARGRTWLTAPQMLPPDNAIVVNAVSDAYGTRYRVIADVRPADAEPVEPTLEDGYMALSASGGMGC, encoded by the coding sequence ATGTTCGTATCCATTGAACGCCTCGGAAAAGACTTCCCGAAAAAACCTAACGCCCTCGATGGGCTGACGATCGACTTGCCTTCGGGCATGGTCGGGCTCGTCGGGCCGAACGGGGCGGGGAAGACTACGCTTATGCGTATCGTCTGCGGCATCGTGCGGCCGACGCGCGGGCGCGTGCTCGTCGACGGCTGCAACATCGCCGACGCAGGCAATCGCCGCCGCCTCAAGAAAACCCTCGGCTATCTTCCGCAGGATATCGAACCCTATCCCAATCTTACGCCGCTCGAGTTTCTTGACTACGTGGGTGTGCTCAAAGGCATGGACGATACGCGCGAACGGAAGAGGCAGGCGGCCGAGCTTATCGAGCGCGTAGGGCTTTCAGATGTTCGCACGCGGCGCATCGGCGGGTTTTCGGGTGGCATGCGACGGCGCGTAGGCATCGCGCAGGCGTTGATGGGCGATCCCCGTTTGCTCGTTGTCGACGAGCCGACTGCGGGGCTCGACCCCGAAGAGCGCGTTCGCTTCCGCACGCTTCTCGCCACGCTCGGGGGAGAGCGTACGGTCATCCTATCCACCCATATCCTCGACGACGTGGCGCAAACCTGCCCGTACGTATGCGTCCTGCGTGCGGGGCATCTGCAATACGACGGAGCCACCTGCGGCCTCATCGACGGAGCGCGCGGCCGAACGTGGCTTACCGCACCCCAGATGCTCCCGCCCGACAACGCGATTGTCGTAAACGCGGTAAGCGATGCGTATGGAACGCGCTACCGTGTGATCGCCGATGTGCGGCCCGCCGATGCCGAGCCGGTTGAGCCCACGCTTGAAGACGGCTATATGGCGCTTTCGGCAAGCGGCGGGATGGGCTGTTAG